The Psychrobacter sp. P11G3 genomic interval GGCGCAAGTCTTGTCGAAGCTGCTGACTTACGCGATTAAAATCATTGTTTTGGCTATTATTATCACCACGATAGACAGGCTGACTGTCATATCCTGAGCCTACAACTGTACAACCCACTGTCGTACCCAATAATGCAATGACAAGACTAGTAGACATAATTGCCTTAATAGAGAAGGAGTTTATCGTTTTCATGGGGCAGTATCCTATAATGGTATGAAGTAGGCGATATATGTTAGAAGTATCTATATTTGCTATAACTATAAGATTTTTAATACATTTTTGTGCGTTGAATGAGTTCGTAATCAATAAGTATTTTTAGTAGTTTATTTTCCGAAATATTTCCTTACATTATCTATAATAGAGTACAAAACTTTGCGCTAGGTGTCATTTGCGTTAATAAGTTGTAATAATTGTGGTAAGTAAAATAGATTGCGTGTAAGCATATGCTTACACGCAATGACGTTTACGCGACTTAACATACGAGTGAGAGTTAGGCATTATAGTCACACGGCATTAGGGAATGTGACTCAAGGATTGAGTTGACCGCATTAAGGATAATGATTCGATAACTAGCGTCAGGATGACAATAGCAATTGAAGTAAGGACACAGTCCCTTTGCTGATAGCAGCAAGTAATACTGAAGCTGTAGTGTATTGAAAAGGGCAGGATGCCCAGTATCACAATATACTGAATATTTGTGCAAGGATGCATGAAAAGCAGTCGTGATAGGTAACATGGATAGTTAACAATAAAACCGCATAACAATTGATTGCTATGCGGTTTTATCGTGTCTGGAGAATGGTAATTTATTTCTCCAACAGCTTATCTGTACAGTATAAATCTGCCATAAAAAAACCGCATATATTTCTATGCGGTTTTTCAGTTTATTTAGTACAGTAATTATGCAGCAAGTATGCATGCAATGAATATATTAGTACTTATTTTCTACACGCCAGTCATCGACTTCACGCTCTGCGTCTTCTTTGGCATGACCATAGCGCTCTTGTACGCGGCCTACTAGCTTGTCACGGCTACCTTCGATATGGGTAAGGTCGTCGTCTGTTAGCTCAGCCCATTTTTGTTTAACTGAACCTTTCATTTGGTTCCATTCGCCTTTTAGAGTATGTTCATTCATTGTATTCTTCCTTTTATTGAACTTATTGTGTTTGATTTATTTTTTAGTAACTATTTTGGTTCTTATTTCACGATATCTATTACTGATACTACTATTTAATTTTTATTCTAATTGTATTGCACAAGAATAAAGGATTTTTTCCAATTATCTTGTGAGATCAAATATAGGACTTTTCAATTCAGCTGTCTGTATATGCTATGTTTATAGTGTTACTTAATTATAGTGAGGGTTTACTAAGTGTTATCTACAAGGCTGTTGTAGTAGTGCCACGTAAATTGCGTCTATTGTGCGTGATAATAATTTTTTCTATGAACTTGTTTTTTATATGAATATTAAGAAAATATATTATTTATTCAAAAATACTTATGTAGATAAAAAAGCAGATACTCAAAAATAGAGTAGCTGCTTTTTTTATTATCTTTAAAATTGATTAAAAACTATCTCGTTGGATATTTATTCAAATACTGATGATAGCGTTTGGTGAGTTTCTTTATTCGTATACGATCAGAAATCAAGGAGAAAATTGGCGACGCATTTGGTTTGGGGGATTTTCCTTGCCCCATGCGCTGTAATTGTCGCTTGATGACAGCCATTGTAGCAACCGCACTTAAGGTCTTATCTTTCCAGCGTACCACAGGATTATGAGCACTGAGCGTACTGTCACTTTTCCAGTTATTCGGTAGAGCGGGGTTAATGGCTAATGCGGTTCCCATACCAACCATATCAACCCCTTGCGCCAGTACATCTTCTGCGACAGCCAATCGTCTAACGCCACCTGTCGTCATAATAGGCATGGTAGCAATTTGAGCAATCTCTTTTGCGAAGTCTAAAAAGTAAGCTTCTCGTTGCAACGTGCGACCATCTGCTGTGCTGCCTTGCATGGCTGGGCTTTCATAGCTGCCGCCTGATAGCTCAACTAAATCTACCGCCAATTCATTCATCGCTGAAATAACCACTTTAGCATCATCTGCATCAAATCCTCCGCGCTGGAAATCGGCCGAGTTTATCTTAACAGCGACTGCGAAGGTAGGCGCAACTTTAGCACGAACGGCTTTGACTACTTCGATCAATAGTCGCATACGATTCTCAACCGAACCACCGTATTTATCTTTACGTTTATTGGTAAGCGGTGATAAAAATTGAGAAATTAGATAGCCGTGGGCGGCATGAATTTGTACACCATCGAAGCCAGCCTGTTCTGCTTTTAGTGCACTATCGGCGAACCGTTGGATCAATTGTTCAATATCTTGCTGCGTCATCGCACGCGGTTTACCAAATAAATGAG includes:
- a CDS encoding CsbD family protein; its protein translation is MNEHTLKGEWNQMKGSVKQKWAELTDDDLTHIEGSRDKLVGRVQERYGHAKEDAEREVDDWRVENKY
- a CDS encoding NADH:flavin oxidoreductase/NADH oxidase family protein, coding for MTSPVFSPLVLPCGATLPNRLAKAAMEENMADVGQVPGPTLLRLYKNWAEGGTGLLITGNVMVDGRAMTGPGGVVLDKHSEIAPFRAWANAAKQNDTHVWMQLNHPGRQVYAAMGGDVLSPSDVAIDLGKHSHLFGKPRAMTQQDIEQLIQRFADSALKAEQAGFDGVQIHAAHGYLISQFLSPLTNKRKDKYGGSVENRMRLLIEVVKAVRAKVAPTFAVAVKINSADFQRGGFDADDAKVVISAMNELAVDLVELSGGSYESPAMQGSTADGRTLQREAYFLDFAKEIAQIATMPIMTTGGVRRLAVAEDVLAQGVDMVGMGTALAINPALPNNWKSDSTLSAHNPVVRWKDKTLSAVATMAVIKRQLQRMGQGKSPKPNASPIFSLISDRIRIKKLTKRYHQYLNKYPTR